In the genome of Colwellia sp. PAMC 21821, the window CGTTAGTTCTTACTAACACTGCTATTTCATTGACATTCTCGCCTTGTTCAAGCAATTCAACAATACTTTTACAAACCCAGCCTATACTCTCTTCAAACGTTGATTCAGAAAGCAGTTTCGGTTTTGAAGAGCTGCCTTTTGAAGCTTCTATTTCATGATAATTATTATTGATATTTTTCCGCAGCCAGTTACCTACATCTACAATTTCAGCACTAGAGCGGTAGTTCTTAGTCAGTTTGATTTTTATGCTGTCAGCAAAACGATTAGTAAACTGAGATAAATACTTGCCACTAGCACCACGGAAGCTATAAATTGTTTGGGCAGGATCACCAACACAAAATACCTTAATCCCTTTTCGACTCAACTTCCTTAATATATTCCATTGAATAACACTCATGTCTTGCGCTTCATCAACCAACACATGACTAGTTTTAGCTAGTACCTGTTTCAAAAAGCACTTACTTTTTAAAGCCGCATAAAAGTCTGTTAGTAGATCATCAAAGTCAGCTTTCCCATTTTTTAGCTTTTTACTTTTATACTCTTCAGTGATTTGCTTTAGCTGCTCTTCCTTTCCTTTAAGATGTTTAAAACGTTTTTGAATCGCTTTATCAATACTTATATTTTTGTTAGCGCAGTAGCTTATTAGCTGAATAACATGAGTTACGTTAAACCGATTTCCTACAATTTTCTTAACAAACTTTTGTTGCTCATCCGTATCCATATTAAAGAGCTTTACCGAATAACCATTGTATTTCAGTTCTCTTAAGCACCAGCTGCTAAAGG includes:
- a CDS encoding UvrD-helicase domain-containing protein; translation: MKWNSRQRKAIQQAQGKNVCVIAGPGAGKTSLLVERHNWLAEQVGCDCIKLITFTNAAKEEIKERMLSQLSSNVSTFSSWCLRELKYNGYSVKLFNMDTDEQQKFVKKIVGNRFNVTHVIQLISYCANKNISIDKAIQKRFKHLKGKEEQLKQITEEYKSKKLKNGKADFDDLLTDFYAALKSKCFLKQVLAKTSHVLVDEAQDMSVIQWNILRKLSRKGIKVFCVGDPAQTIYSFRGASGKYLSQFTNRFADSIKIKLTKNYRSSAEIVDVGNWLRKNINNNYHEIEASKGSSSKPKLLSESTFEESIGWVCKSIVELLEQGENVNEIAVLVRTNAQLESVNSIMEKEKVPVPNDDDAFGVLLMTIHGSKGKEFKHVFVIDPRFGYSQLDTEYCEKRVLYVAITRAKQSLSIVRDCGGKALFCDMKKGLYPIDELDKPLIKIV